In a single window of the Methanofollis ethanolicus genome:
- a CDS encoding phosphoenolpyruvate carboxykinase (ATP): protein MIERHYSLHNSLNITLKDKRDYLSRQVSLFEKDYDYFSTSKTFDTPDLVIELGKFTPQIDCNLVENDIYKVKDDYLFGSFKYKIAKYQFELSNFNKSDKEKPILLRIQPNFFGNRVIHEQVIDYIVYFMLNQRGICSLHASGVCKNDHSILFTGPGGAGKTSFSLSCLKEGFKFLGDDRILIHNGYTFEFPECPGFKQGNIQYISDIISRKNRMGLSLNRFLETVTLGYIGGFVYLKSRDVFPQYIGRKSRLKTIICIQPSYKYEITPIDTEKVIDHFYTNQLFENRRFLRHVYNYSTIYPSNELEKDLDRYAQNLQANIPKDIEAYEIRLRPEDYQRVHKWLKETILDTL from the coding sequence ATGATAGAAAGACACTATTCACTCCATAATTCATTGAATATCACCTTAAAAGATAAGAGAGATTATCTTTCACGACAGGTTAGTTTGTTCGAAAAAGATTATGATTATTTCTCTACATCTAAGACGTTTGATACACCGGATTTAGTCATAGAACTTGGAAAATTTACCCCTCAAATCGATTGCAATCTTGTTGAAAATGACATATATAAAGTCAAAGATGATTACCTGTTTGGGAGTTTTAAATATAAAATCGCAAAATATCAGTTTGAGTTATCCAATTTCAACAAGTCAGATAAAGAGAAGCCAATCTTACTTCGGATTCAACCCAATTTTTTTGGAAATCGGGTTATTCATGAGCAGGTCATCGATTACATTGTTTATTTTATGTTAAATCAACGAGGGATCTGTTCGTTACATGCCTCTGGCGTATGCAAGAACGATCATTCAATACTGTTTACCGGGCCTGGCGGTGCGGGAAAAACATCTTTTTCGCTGTCGTGCCTGAAAGAGGGATTCAAATTCTTAGGGGACGATCGAATACTCATTCATAATGGTTACACCTTCGAATTTCCCGAGTGCCCAGGATTTAAACAGGGGAACATACAATATATATCAGATATAATCAGCAGAAAAAACCGGATGGGGCTTTCTCTCAATCGGTTCCTTGAAACTGTGACTCTCGGATATATTGGAGGTTTTGTCTATCTTAAGTCCAGAGATGTATTCCCACAATATATCGGGAGAAAATCTCGACTGAAAACCATTATATGTATTCAACCGAGTTACAAATATGAAATAACCCCGATTGACACAGAAAAGGTCATTGATCACTTTTATACAAACCAGCTTTTTGAAAACAGGCGGTTCCTCAGGCATGTATATAATTATTCCACGATCTATCCTTCCAATGAACTGGAAAAGGATCTTGATCGGTATGCCCAGAACTTACAGGCAAACATTCCAAAGGACATTGAAGCCTATGAGATCAGGTTACGCCCGGAAGACTATCAGAGGGTTCACAAGTGGCTGAAAGAGACGATTCTGGATACGCTTTAG
- a CDS encoding B12-binding domain-containing radical SAM protein — protein sequence MKIYLLNPPYFPHFGRSARWQDTGRAGTLYYPIWLSYATALLEQEHETRLVDAPAWNWKIEDVIDDIGKFDPDILVIDSSFPSLNNDISVAEAVKDSYPAITTVLVGPPASQYAAQILKHAAIDIVVRWEYDFTLRELARVLEDAGDLSSVKGISYRVNGQVVHNPDREFSTSADLDTIPFVSKVYKKYLHIEDYFLGQSLYPEVQIFTGRGCPNQCTFCAWPQTLTGRKYRVRSIASVLDELAWIEANLKVKEVFFEDDTFTISKERVMEFCKGYQERGLSVTWSCNARANTLDLETMQAMKKANCRLLIAGYESGVDSILQAIKKGITTDQIRTFAENARKAGLLVHGDFIIGLPGETKETIEQTKKLIREVRPDILQVAVASPFPGTEFYVWCKGNGYLLTDDPNEYLDDEGHQKAILSYPALSNEEMVREANEILRGYYLSPGYVPLAMRQVCRKNAVAEVKRLWFSTKMFLGYVSK from the coding sequence ATGAAGATCTATCTTCTCAACCCCCCGTACTTCCCTCATTTCGGGAGGAGTGCGCGATGGCAGGACACGGGAAGGGCAGGCACATTGTATTATCCTATCTGGCTGTCCTACGCAACTGCACTCCTTGAACAGGAGCATGAAACGCGGCTTGTCGATGCACCTGCATGGAACTGGAAGATAGAGGATGTCATAGATGATATAGGCAAATTTGATCCAGATATTCTGGTCATCGATTCCAGTTTCCCCAGCCTCAATAATGATATCAGCGTTGCAGAGGCCGTGAAGGATAGCTATCCTGCGATAACGACGGTTCTTGTCGGCCCCCCGGCGTCCCAGTATGCGGCACAGATCCTGAAGCATGCCGCAATTGATATTGTTGTTCGGTGGGAGTACGACTTTACGCTCCGGGAACTAGCGAGGGTTCTTGAAGACGCTGGTGACCTCTCCTCTGTCAAAGGCATCTCCTACAGAGTCAACGGCCAGGTCGTTCACAACCCTGATCGTGAATTCTCCACCTCGGCAGACCTCGATACAATCCCCTTTGTCTCGAAAGTCTACAAAAAATATCTCCATATCGAGGACTATTTTCTCGGGCAATCTCTTTACCCTGAGGTCCAGATATTCACCGGAAGGGGGTGTCCAAACCAGTGCACCTTCTGCGCCTGGCCACAGACTCTCACCGGACGGAAGTATCGCGTGAGAAGCATCGCCAGCGTACTGGATGAGCTTGCCTGGATCGAGGCCAACCTGAAGGTCAAGGAAGTCTTCTTCGAGGACGACACCTTCACCATCAGCAAAGAACGGGTCATGGAGTTCTGTAAGGGTTATCAGGAACGCGGCCTCTCGGTCACCTGGTCCTGCAATGCCCGCGCAAACACCCTAGACCTTGAGACGATGCAGGCGATGAAGAAGGCGAACTGCCGTCTGCTCATTGCGGGGTATGAATCCGGTGTTGATTCCATCCTGCAGGCGATCAAGAAGGGGATCACCACCGATCAGATCAGAACATTTGCAGAGAATGCCCGGAAGGCAGGGCTGCTTGTTCATGGGGACTTCATCATCGGGCTGCCGGGGGAAACCAAAGAGACGATCGAGCAGACGAAGAAACTCATCCGTGAGGTGAGGCCCGACATCCTGCAGGTTGCCGTGGCATCTCCCTTCCCGGGAACGGAGTTTTATGTCTGGTGTAAGGGTAACGGATATCTTCTCACTGATGATCCCAACGAGTACCTCGATGATGAAGGTCACCAGAAGGCGATCCTCTCCTACCCTGCCCTGAGCAACGAAGAGATGGTACGCGAGGCGAATGAGATCTTGCGGGGATACTATCTCTCGCCGGGATATGTGCCGCTGGCGATGAGGCAGGTCTGCAGGAAAAACGCTGTCGCTGAAGTGAAAAGACTCTGGTTTTCCACGAAGATGTTTTTGGGGTATGTATCTAAGTGA
- a CDS encoding glycosyltransferase, with protein sequence MNSSRLHPQKISVVVPVRNGVPKIERCLQALLNQTLQPYEIIVVDGHSTDATVEIARKFQTRVVFEDYGTVGGARQVGVEEAGGDYVAFTDADCIPQKDWLENLVREFEDGIAGVGGGIKNIGTGLWEESIALALDTFLGSANSVQDRVLPGKRVVRSISGCSSMYRKKDLVTVGGFDVKLSINEDTELNTRMQRLGTLVYTPDALVHHNQERTIVEFVRRMHFFGYGRGINRLWDLQVVPPLAAIGILLLAFIAPLASAALVVIYAGIVGAYTIAIFGKVRKADYLLSVPIVYLLEHIAYMFGFWTGTVASITKRSSP encoded by the coding sequence ATGAATTCTTCTCGTCTGCACCCTCAGAAAATCTCTGTCGTCGTCCCGGTCAGAAATGGGGTGCCAAAAATTGAGCGCTGCCTTCAGGCCCTCCTCAATCAAACACTACAACCCTATGAGATCATCGTCGTCGACGGCCACTCCACGGATGCAACCGTTGAGATCGCAAGAAAATTCCAGACCCGGGTGGTCTTCGAGGACTACGGGACAGTCGGCGGTGCCCGCCAGGTTGGTGTTGAGGAGGCAGGGGGAGACTATGTCGCCTTTACCGACGCCGACTGCATCCCCCAGAAGGACTGGCTTGAAAACCTCGTCCGAGAATTCGAGGACGGCATAGCAGGTGTGGGAGGCGGGATCAAAAATATCGGTACCGGCCTCTGGGAGGAGTCCATCGCCCTCGCCCTCGACACTTTTCTCGGGAGTGCAAACTCGGTCCAGGACCGCGTCCTCCCGGGTAAGAGGGTTGTCAGGAGTATCAGCGGCTGCAGCAGTATGTACCGGAAGAAGGATCTCGTGACGGTAGGGGGGTTCGATGTCAAGCTTTCCATCAATGAAGACACCGAACTGAACACGCGGATGCAACGCCTCGGCACACTCGTCTACACTCCCGATGCCCTCGTCCATCATAACCAGGAGAGAACGATCGTAGAGTTTGTCAGGCGGATGCACTTCTTCGGCTATGGTCGAGGCATCAACCGCCTCTGGGACCTTCAGGTCGTCCCGCCTCTGGCAGCCATCGGGATCCTGCTGCTTGCATTTATTGCCCCACTTGCATCCGCTGCCCTAGTTGTGATCTATGCAGGAATAGTAGGGGCATATACCATCGCCATTTTTGGAAAAGTCAGAAAAGCGGATTATCTCCTCTCAGTTCCGATCGTCTATCTCCTTGAACACATTGCCTATATGTTCGGATTCTGGACAGGCACCGTCGCAAGCATCACGAAAAGGAGTTCTCCATGA
- a CDS encoding glycosyltransferase family 2 protein, with amino-acid sequence MGGFPVTSLDQVPPGQTIAAMPAYNEERFIAKTVLGARKYVDVVLVVDDGSSDATVEIARALGALVIQHKTNQGYGGALRTIFETARAVRADALVILDADGQHDPRDIPALLTRLDGGADVVIGSRFLDGSKGDIPAYRKVGMKVLDEMTEFAGGDLQVSDSQSGFRAYGQRAIEAVHIAGEGMSAGSEILIQAADAGLRIAEVPITVRYDIEGTSSENPVSHGVGVLMNIVRLISLRRPLVFFGIPGTVFTVVGLAAELYTFSEFYETAQFHYIVFTGGLFALLLGLLLATAGMILYSLVQIMQGQCGVRVRCTHTSENAEQITIH; translated from the coding sequence GTGGGAGGGTTCCCTGTCACCTCTCTCGACCAGGTCCCCCCCGGCCAGACGATCGCCGCGATGCCTGCCTACAATGAGGAGCGCTTCATCGCGAAGACGGTCCTCGGCGCCAGGAAGTACGTCGACGTCGTCCTCGTCGTCGACGACGGCTCCTCCGACGCCACCGTCGAGATCGCCCGCGCCCTCGGCGCCCTCGTCATCCAGCATAAGACCAACCAGGGCTATGGCGGGGCCCTGCGCACGATCTTCGAGACCGCCCGCGCCGTCCGGGCCGACGCCCTCGTCATCCTCGACGCCGACGGCCAGCATGATCCGCGTGATATCCCGGCCCTCCTCACCAGACTCGACGGCGGCGCCGACGTCGTCATCGGCTCCCGCTTCCTCGACGGCTCGAAGGGCGACATCCCTGCCTACCGCAAGGTCGGCATGAAGGTCCTCGACGAGATGACCGAGTTCGCCGGCGGCGACCTCCAGGTCTCCGACTCCCAGTCAGGCTTCCGGGCGTACGGCCAGCGGGCCATCGAGGCCGTGCACATCGCCGGCGAGGGCATGTCTGCCGGCTCCGAGATCCTGATCCAGGCCGCCGACGCCGGTCTTCGGATCGCCGAGGTGCCGATCACGGTGCGGTACGACATCGAGGGGACGTCAAGTGAGAACCCTGTTTCGCATGGGGTCGGTGTGCTGATGAACATCGTCCGGCTGATCAGCCTCCGCCGGCCGCTGGTGTTCTTCGGGATTCCCGGCACTGTCTTCACGGTTGTCGGCCTCGCTGCCGAACTCTACACGTTTTCGGAGTTCTACGAGACCGCCCAGTTCCACTATATCGTCTTCACGGGGGGGTTGTTCGCCCTGCTCCTGGGGTTGCTGCTCGCCACCGCGGGGATGATTTTGTACTCGCTTGTGCAGATTATGCAGGGGCAGTGCGGGGTGAGAGTTAGGTGCACGCACACTTCTGAAAACGCTGAACAGATCACCATACACTGA
- a CDS encoding DUF4129 domain-containing protein, translating into MKGAQVLAALLVLACIGLLALQAGEPLLWTAKDTENPAEADLSAAEKINAKGAASLVPLMQDILGQGSTVVLSVQVKDFESAEKDLKEYAEMTHSVDNLVVNLDLTGTDIDEFRQKSRENLESLTTLVNGTERLEEIRVEYRDEKDPGKVYSLVYEGEALKKELQGAATTYERAAAKTVAIGEKYEADTAAHEESVKTFRGIVGEETKGGIALPPPALGLAIEPGEARFGDLITLRGTAPAGKTVEAFVDSRQAGSAHSTGVYAIEHRIERGRAGPHLAYVQSGDAVSGLVEFTVLASPADLTLAANESMVSGTLTAQGRGVAGARIALLIDGTEATRLTTGEGGRYEDTINLAAGRHTLQAVFSGEGFPLDPAESPEVVVERGGLPVAAAAFLILLGGIGVVLYRRRRKEEDVTPVLAERLVPPPPEEEEDVPVTVAGLPPEEAAVALWQGLADAAERQYGVKNARSLTPREIAAALTETPAQEAAAAFAMLYEAIRYAGLPCGENEVAHLEALYHAVREPGG; encoded by the coding sequence ATGAAGGGTGCACAGGTCCTGGCCGCCCTCCTGGTGCTGGCCTGCATCGGCCTCCTCGCCCTCCAGGCAGGGGAGCCCCTCCTCTGGACCGCGAAAGATACGGAGAACCCGGCCGAGGCCGACCTCTCGGCAGCAGAAAAAATAAACGCGAAGGGGGCCGCATCCCTCGTCCCCCTGATGCAGGACATACTCGGGCAGGGGAGCACGGTCGTCCTCTCCGTGCAGGTGAAGGACTTTGAGAGTGCAGAGAAGGACCTGAAAGAATACGCAGAGATGACGCACTCGGTGGACAACCTGGTCGTGAACCTCGACCTCACCGGCACAGACATCGACGAGTTCAGGCAGAAGAGCCGGGAGAACCTGGAGAGCCTCACGACTCTCGTCAATGGCACGGAGCGCCTGGAGGAGATCAGGGTCGAGTACAGGGACGAAAAAGATCCGGGGAAGGTCTACTCCCTCGTCTACGAGGGCGAGGCACTGAAGAAGGAGCTGCAGGGGGCGGCGACGACCTATGAGAGGGCGGCGGCGAAGACGGTCGCCATCGGGGAGAAGTACGAGGCCGACACCGCGGCCCACGAGGAGAGCGTCAAAACCTTCCGGGGGATCGTCGGGGAGGAGACGAAAGGGGGAATCGCCCTGCCGCCGCCCGCGCTCGGCCTCGCGATAGAGCCGGGGGAGGCGCGGTTCGGGGACCTCATCACCCTGCGGGGCACGGCGCCGGCAGGAAAGACTGTCGAGGCCTTCGTCGACAGCAGGCAGGCAGGGAGTGCACACTCGACAGGGGTCTACGCAATCGAGCACAGGATCGAGAGAGGCCGGGCAGGCCCGCACCTGGCGTATGTCCAATCGGGCGACGCCGTCTCGGGCCTCGTCGAGTTCACGGTGCTCGCCTCGCCCGCGGACCTCACTCTCGCGGCGAATGAGAGCATGGTCTCCGGCACACTCACCGCACAGGGCCGCGGGGTCGCGGGCGCGAGGATCGCCCTCCTCATCGACGGGACAGAGGCCACGAGACTGACGACAGGGGAGGGGGGGAGGTATGAGGATACCATCAACCTCGCCGCGGGGCGCCACACCCTCCAGGCCGTCTTCTCGGGCGAGGGCTTCCCCCTCGACCCGGCAGAGAGTCCCGAGGTCGTCGTGGAGAGGGGAGGCCTCCCCGTCGCCGCGGCCGCCTTCCTGATCCTCCTTGGCGGCATAGGCGTCGTCCTGTACCGCCGCAGGCGGAAAGAGGAGGACGTGACGCCGGTGCTTGCGGAGAGGCTGGTACCACCTCCACCTGAAGAAGAGGAAGATGTCCCTGTCACCGTCGCCGGCCTCCCCCCTGAGGAGGCCGCAGTCGCCCTCTGGCAGGGCCTCGCGGACGCGGCGGAGAGGCAGTACGGCGTGAAAAACGCCCGCTCCCTGACCCCGCGGGAGATCGCCGCCGCACTCACAGAGACGCCGGCACAGGAGGCGGCGGCCGCCTTCGCGATGCTGTACGAGGCGATCCGGTACGCCGGCCTCCCCTGCGGAGAAAACGAGGTCGCACACCTGGAGGCCCTGTACCACGCCGTCAGGGAGCCTGGAGGATAG
- a CDS encoding type II toxin-antitoxin system HicA family toxin, translated as MSKNTPAGEHRITIPLHDEIAKGTLNDIVAKVSQWNCISKEDLFDLLR; from the coding sequence TTGAGCAAGAACACACCTGCCGGAGAACACCGGATCACGATCCCTCTCCATGACGAGATCGCAAAGGGCACCCTGAACGATATCGTCGCAAAGGTATCTCAGTGGAATTGTATCTCGAAAGAAGACCTTTTTGATCTGTTGCGATAA
- a CDS encoding type II toxin-antitoxin system HicB family antitoxin translates to MLVKFDIYSDGEFWCGRGMGVDIFTQGATLDELMNNIKDAVELHFEEDIDAGEQITVVSLTELQVGSIAKISGC, encoded by the coding sequence ATGCTGGTAAAATTCGATATCTACTCTGACGGTGAGTTCTGGTGTGGCCGTGGCATGGGGGTGGACATCTTCACCCAGGGTGCAACGCTTGACGAACTCATGAACAATATCAAAGATGCAGTGGAGCTGCATTTTGAAGAGGATATCGATGCCGGAGAACAGATCACGGTTGTCTCCCTGACAGAACTTCAGGTTGGTTCAATTGCCAAAATCTCCGGTTGTTAG
- a CDS encoding type II toxin-antitoxin system RelE family toxin: MVTCLYKKTFLKDLAKIPSPMRGSIEDLVFTDLPASTDLHADFDFKKMRGYQDFYRIRVGKYRIGCRLTATGTLILYRVKSREEIYSVFP, encoded by the coding sequence ATGGTCACGTGCCTCTACAAAAAGACGTTCTTAAAGGATCTTGCGAAAATCCCGTCTCCTATGAGAGGGTCTATTGAAGACCTGGTATTCACCGACCTTCCTGCCTCCACAGATCTCCATGCCGATTTTGATTTCAAAAAAATGAGGGGATATCAGGACTTCTACCGGATACGAGTGGGAAAATACCGGATCGGGTGCAGACTCACCGCCACGGGAACCCTGATCCTCTACCGCGTCAAATCCAGAGAAGAGATCTACTCCGTATTCCCGTGA
- a CDS encoding nucleotidyltransferase family protein, whose protein sequence is MTAHLQTNELRQLQERSAWIRGRFGVVRIGIFGSVARGDETPTSDIDILVEFAPGQATFQNFMALIAYLEDLFGRRVDLVTTGGIDPYLRPYIEDEVVWCEA, encoded by the coding sequence GTGACCGCTCACCTCCAGACCAACGAACTCAGGCAACTGCAGGAGCGATCGGCCTGGATCCGGGGGCGTTTCGGAGTCGTACGGATCGGCATCTTCGGGTCCGTCGCGAGGGGAGACGAGACCCCGACGAGCGACATCGATATCCTCGTCGAATTCGCACCTGGACAGGCCACATTCCAGAACTTCATGGCCCTCATCGCATACCTCGAAGACCTCTTCGGCAGGCGGGTGGACCTGGTCACCACCGGCGGGATCGACCCCTATCTCCGTCCGTACATCGAAGACGAGGTGGTCTGGTGTGAAGCGTGA
- a CDS encoding HepT-like ribonuclease domain-containing protein: MKREGVFLHHIMDEMTFLEEQCGAITYDDLVKDEVLKRSVLRSIEAIGEAAKNLPPSFREAHPEVPWRAMAGMRDRLIHEHIPKLSFISRSLHAGTGRNYRIGSISP, translated from the coding sequence GTGAAGCGTGAAGGAGTCTTCCTCCACCATATCATGGATGAGATGACCTTCCTGGAGGAGCAGTGCGGCGCCATCACCTATGACGACCTCGTGAAGGACGAAGTGCTGAAACGATCTGTCCTCCGGAGCATCGAGGCGATCGGTGAGGCGGCGAAGAACCTCCCGCCCTCCTTCAGGGAGGCCCATCCCGAGGTCCCCTGGAGAGCGATGGCAGGCATGCGGGACAGGCTTATCCATGAGCATATCCCAAAACTCTCGTTCATTTCCCGATCTCTGCATGCAGGGACCGGGAGAAATTACAGGATCGGGTCGATATCTCCCTGA
- a CDS encoding ribonuclease HepT family protein — protein sequence MYFSVDWEIVWDVLTHEIPAQKPLIRALLDQAEGKSG from the coding sequence GTGTACTTCAGTGTGGACTGGGAGATCGTCTGGGATGTCCTGACCCATGAGATACCGGCACAGAAACCTCTCATCCGTGCGTTGCTCGACCAGGCAGAGGGGAAGAGCGGCTGA
- a CDS encoding SLATT domain-containing protein: protein METPPLPLVVRVGVVGEGDPAPVLVYLDRILASTPHTYLAVTTSATVPGIADLQTVGSAAKVAEACDILVAFTEDAAAAARAAGRTFFFVTPEGAVTAEHHADRILETLRFFDAYNGESVDTARVRVKVAGRESAYRAALLGAGLDPALLDEVAGSLLPYYARTRILADRYGRRHRLAGSAVYALSSAAIAIAAVQALLLPVWPALVWLEVAAIACVLLLLIAGRTLDWHRRWLDYRFLAERIRSAIFLCFVCITCELPDRPPLTLSPHADDWLSLAFESLVESRPQEYCSLAMPFEPLKTFLLEAWLARQIDWYAEKAQKNRRRHEDLLYAGEIFFIATLIAAAAHASGVGHPYTTTLTIVLPAVAAGLAAIRTQQEYRPTAERASRMLRHLSALSLRIRRAEDMPTLCDLLAEANEMMLREQQEWRVSFRFRELEGV, encoded by the coding sequence ATGGAGACCCCTCCCCTCCCCCTGGTGGTCCGTGTCGGGGTGGTAGGAGAGGGCGACCCCGCGCCTGTGCTCGTGTACCTGGACCGCATCCTTGCCAGCACACCTCACACCTATCTGGCCGTGACCACCAGCGCAACTGTTCCCGGCATCGCCGACCTCCAGACCGTCGGCTCGGCCGCGAAGGTGGCCGAGGCCTGCGACATCCTCGTTGCTTTCACCGAAGACGCCGCCGCCGCGGCCCGCGCCGCGGGCAGGACATTCTTTTTCGTTACCCCGGAGGGTGCGGTCACCGCGGAGCACCATGCCGACCGCATCCTCGAGACCCTCCGCTTCTTCGACGCCTATAATGGCGAGAGTGTGGACACGGCGCGGGTCAGGGTAAAGGTGGCCGGCCGGGAGAGTGCTTACAGGGCGGCCCTGCTCGGTGCGGGCCTGGACCCGGCCCTCCTTGACGAGGTGGCAGGGTCCCTCCTCCCGTACTATGCCCGCACCCGCATCCTCGCCGACCGCTATGGCCGCCGCCACCGGCTGGCCGGCAGTGCGGTGTACGCCCTCTCCTCCGCCGCGATCGCCATCGCCGCAGTCCAGGCCCTCCTCCTCCCTGTCTGGCCTGCCCTGGTCTGGCTGGAGGTGGCGGCGATCGCCTGCGTCCTCCTCCTCCTCATTGCTGGCCGGACCCTGGACTGGCACCGCAGGTGGCTCGACTACCGCTTCCTTGCAGAGAGGATCAGATCGGCGATCTTCCTCTGTTTTGTCTGCATCACCTGCGAGCTCCCCGACCGCCCGCCCCTCACCCTCTCTCCCCATGCCGACGACTGGCTCTCTCTGGCCTTTGAGAGTCTGGTCGAGTCGAGGCCGCAGGAATACTGCTCCCTTGCGATGCCCTTCGAGCCCCTGAAGACCTTCCTCCTGGAGGCCTGGCTCGCCCGGCAGATCGACTGGTACGCGGAGAAGGCGCAGAAAAACCGGCGGCGGCACGAGGACCTCCTCTATGCCGGGGAGATCTTCTTCATCGCCACCCTGATCGCGGCCGCGGCCCATGCCTCGGGCGTCGGCCACCCCTACACCACCACCCTGACCATCGTCCTCCCCGCTGTTGCGGCCGGCCTCGCCGCGATCCGGACCCAGCAGGAGTACCGCCCGACGGCCGAGAGGGCGTCCCGCATGCTCCGCCACCTCTCGGCACTCTCCCTGCGGATCAGGCGGGCCGAGGACATGCCGACCCTCTGTGACCTCCTTGCCGAGGCGAACGAGATGATGCTGCGGGAGCAGCAGGAGTGGCGGGTCTCCTTCCGGTTCAGGGAACTCGAAGGGGTATAA
- a CDS encoding HEAT repeat domain-containing protein, whose amino-acid sequence MEHEYTADRAREGLCLALSGAEEARIRSMAAIFLGKDGEDPTALVLALGDADKGVRARAMEGLVAQDAVLPLVRALQDPAWRPRYRAAEGLGRIGDRRAVGPLVRALADEKDHVRYMAAKALGQIADPAAREALLPLLSDTNPPARKAAAFALGRVGGAESALEAALVAEPSGAVRRAIRDALGRP is encoded by the coding sequence ATGGAGCATGAGTACACGGCAGACCGTGCGCGGGAAGGACTCTGCCTTGCCCTTTCCGGAGCCGAAGAGGCCCGCATCAGGAGTATGGCCGCGATCTTCCTCGGGAAGGATGGGGAGGACCCGACCGCGCTCGTCCTGGCCCTCGGCGATGCCGACAAAGGGGTGCGGGCGCGGGCGATGGAGGGTCTGGTGGCACAGGATGCCGTCCTCCCCCTTGTCCGCGCCCTCCAGGACCCTGCGTGGCGGCCCCGGTACCGCGCTGCGGAGGGGCTCGGCCGCATCGGCGACCGCCGGGCCGTCGGGCCCCTCGTGCGGGCCCTCGCAGATGAAAAGGACCATGTGCGTTACATGGCGGCGAAGGCCCTCGGCCAGATCGCAGACCCGGCGGCGCGGGAGGCCCTCCTCCCCCTCCTCTCCGATACAAACCCGCCGGCCAGGAAGGCGGCGGCCTTTGCCCTGGGGCGTGTGGGGGGCGCGGAATCTGCCCTGGAGGCGGCCCTCGTCGCCGAACCCTCGGGTGCGGTGCGCCGGGCGATCAGGGATGCCCTCGGTCGGCCGTGA